The following coding sequences are from one Streptomyces sp. NBC_00536 window:
- a CDS encoding LLM class F420-dependent oxidoreductase encodes MRLGLALGYWGRGPNPAHLDLATEAENLGYHSVWTAEAWGSDAFTPLTWIAAHTTRIRLGTAIAQMAARTPTATAMHALTLDHLSGGRMMLGLGLSGPQVVEGWYGRPFPASPLTATREYVDVIRQVLRREAPVTLDGRFHTHPYRGPDGTGIGKPLRPITHPLRADLPLLLGAEGPKNIAQTTRIADGWLPLYWSPTRTDVYQASLATLPENFMIAPMARAHVCDDVAEGLLPVKAMLGFYIGGMGHAARNFHADLMSRMGYEEEAHRIQTLFLAGHKHEAIQAVPDAFADEISLIGPRERIAERLDLWRKGPVTDLLLTAPDPHTLRVLADLNT; translated from the coding sequence ATGCGCCTAGGACTCGCACTCGGCTACTGGGGTCGCGGCCCCAACCCGGCCCACCTCGACCTCGCCACAGAGGCCGAGAACCTCGGCTACCACTCCGTCTGGACCGCCGAAGCCTGGGGATCGGACGCCTTCACCCCCCTGACCTGGATCGCCGCGCACACCACCCGGATCCGGCTCGGCACCGCCATCGCACAGATGGCCGCCCGCACCCCCACCGCCACCGCCATGCACGCGCTCACCCTGGACCACCTCTCGGGTGGCCGGATGATGCTCGGCCTCGGCCTCTCCGGCCCGCAGGTCGTCGAGGGCTGGTACGGCCGCCCCTTCCCCGCCAGTCCGCTGACCGCCACCCGCGAGTACGTCGACGTCATCCGCCAAGTGCTGCGCCGCGAGGCCCCGGTAACCCTGGACGGCCGCTTCCACACCCACCCCTACCGCGGCCCCGACGGCACGGGCATCGGCAAGCCCCTCCGCCCCATCACCCACCCCCTCCGCGCGGACCTCCCCCTCCTCCTGGGCGCCGAGGGCCCGAAGAACATCGCCCAGACCACCCGGATCGCGGACGGCTGGCTCCCCCTGTACTGGTCCCCCACCCGCACCGACGTCTATCAGGCCTCCCTGGCCACCCTCCCCGAGAACTTCATGATCGCGCCGATGGCCCGCGCCCACGTCTGCGACGACGTCGCCGAGGGACTCCTCCCGGTCAAGGCCATGCTCGGCTTCTACATAGGCGGCATGGGCCACGCGGCCCGCAACTTCCACGCCGACCTGATGTCCCGCATGGGCTACGAGGAGGAAGCCCACCGCATCCAGACCCTCTTCCTGGCAGGCCACAAACACGAAGCCATACAAGCCGTCCCGGACGCCTTCGCGGACGAGATCTCCCTGATCGGCCCCCGCGAACGCATCGCGGAACGCCTCGACCTCTGGCGCAAGGGCCCAGTAACCGACCTCCTCCTCACCGCCCCGGACCCCCACACCCTCCGAGTCCTGGCAGACCTGAACACCTGA
- a CDS encoding ABC transporter permease yields MTTLAHSVSDSATMLRRNLRHALRYPSMTISVAVMPVMMLLLFNYVFGGALGTGTGSEHYIDYIAPGIILMSATAGAVATAVGVCVDMTEGIVNRFRTMPISRASFLTGHVVGGVIQTLISVALVTGISLLMGFRPSAGAVEWLAVGGLLTGLVLALTWLAAAMGLVAKTPETASNMPMPLTFLPLLGSAIVPTDSMPTGLRWFAEYQPFTPLIETLRGLLMGTPIGHNGILAAGWCAGLALVGYLWARSVFNRDTTR; encoded by the coding sequence ATGACCACCCTGGCCCATTCCGTCAGCGACTCGGCGACGATGCTGCGGCGCAATCTCAGGCACGCCCTGCGCTATCCGTCGATGACCATCTCCGTGGCCGTCATGCCGGTGATGATGCTGCTCCTGTTCAACTACGTGTTCGGCGGCGCCCTCGGCACCGGAACCGGCTCGGAGCACTACATCGACTACATCGCCCCCGGCATCATCCTGATGTCCGCGACCGCCGGCGCGGTGGCCACGGCCGTCGGGGTCTGCGTCGACATGACCGAAGGCATCGTCAACCGGTTCCGTACGATGCCGATATCCCGGGCGTCGTTCCTGACCGGGCACGTCGTGGGCGGCGTGATCCAGACCCTGATCAGCGTCGCGCTGGTGACCGGCATATCGCTGCTCATGGGCTTCCGGCCGTCCGCCGGCGCCGTCGAGTGGCTGGCCGTGGGCGGTCTGCTGACCGGGCTCGTCCTCGCCCTCACCTGGCTGGCCGCCGCGATGGGGCTGGTCGCCAAGACCCCCGAGACCGCGAGCAACATGCCGATGCCGCTGACGTTCCTGCCGCTGCTCGGCAGCGCGATCGTACCGACCGACTCGATGCCGACGGGGCTGCGCTGGTTCGCCGAGTACCAGCCCTTCACCCCGCTCATCGAGACCCTGCGCGGACTGCTGATGGGCACCCCGATCGGGCACAACGGGATCCTGGCCGCCGGCTGGTGCGCGGGGCTGGCCCTGGTCGGGTACCTGTGGGCCCGGTCCGTCTTCAACCGGGACACGACGCGCTGA
- a CDS encoding DUF4097 family beta strand repeat-containing protein, with protein sequence MSEFQITHHSETFETPEPISATVEFDIGSIRVTASKRTDTVVEVRPSNPGEDADVRAAQQTKISYSAGQLLVKGPRKRSLFGKSGSLDIVLALPAGSNLRGDCPMADFLCSGPLGQARIKTSLGDLRIEEAAAVNLATGHGNTHVETVTGNAELSGSGRISADTIGGAATVKNSNGDIALGEVHGELKATTSNGSVSVGAAHAGVEAKSANGHIRIGEVARGQVTLQTAAGNISVGIARSTAAWLDVNTRVGSVRNGLSAADGPTATDETVEVRARSGVGNIDIHRA encoded by the coding sequence ATGTCCGAATTCCAGATCACCCACCACTCCGAGACCTTCGAGACCCCCGAGCCGATCTCCGCCACCGTCGAGTTCGACATCGGCAGCATCCGCGTCACGGCCTCCAAGCGCACGGACACCGTGGTCGAGGTCCGCCCGAGCAACCCGGGCGAGGATGCCGACGTACGCGCGGCCCAGCAGACCAAGATCAGCTATTCGGCCGGGCAACTGCTCGTGAAGGGACCCCGCAAACGCTCCCTCTTCGGCAAGAGCGGCTCCCTCGACATCGTCCTCGCCCTGCCCGCCGGTTCCAACCTGCGCGGCGACTGCCCGATGGCGGACTTCCTCTGCTCCGGCCCGCTCGGGCAGGCCCGGATCAAGACCTCGCTCGGCGACCTCCGCATCGAGGAGGCGGCCGCCGTGAACCTCGCCACCGGCCACGGCAACACGCACGTCGAGACCGTCACCGGGAATGCCGAGCTGTCCGGATCGGGCCGGATCAGCGCCGACACCATCGGCGGCGCCGCGACCGTCAAGAACTCCAACGGCGATATCGCCCTCGGTGAGGTCCACGGCGAGCTGAAGGCCACCACGTCCAACGGCTCCGTCTCGGTCGGCGCCGCGCACGCCGGGGTCGAGGCCAAGTCGGCGAACGGCCACATCCGGATCGGCGAGGTGGCGCGCGGCCAGGTCACGCTCCAGACCGCCGCCGGGAACATCTCGGTCGGCATCGCCCGGTCCACCGCCGCCTGGCTCGATGTGAACACCCGAGTCGGCAGCGTGCGCAACGGCCTCAGCGCCGCCGACGGCCCCACCGCCACGGACGAGACCGTCGAGGTCCGCGCCCGCAGCGGCGTAGGCAACATCGACATCCACCGCGCCTGA
- a CDS encoding ATP-binding cassette domain-containing protein: MTTAVATATGSTALTSPAISVTGLTKSYGDKKVLDGIDLHVAPGTVFALLGPNGAGKTTTVQILTTLIPADSGEVHVGGHDLAREAAAIRSVIGVTGQFSAVDNLLTAEENLILMADLLHLGRREGRRRAADLLSRFDLTEAARKPVSTFSGGMRRKLDLAMTLVGDPRVIFLDEPTTGLDPRSRRTMWEIIRNLVTEQGVTILLTTQYLDEADELADRIAVLDHGKLVAEGTAEELKRRIPGSHIRLRFATPAELDAASALFAPLALDREALTLDLPGDGSPDTLRAVLDILEHASVRAEDLSIHTPDLDDVFLTLTGPKRENAR, from the coding sequence ATGACCACAGCCGTCGCGACCGCGACCGGGTCCACCGCCCTCACATCGCCCGCGATCAGCGTCACGGGCCTGACCAAGTCCTACGGCGACAAGAAGGTGCTGGACGGCATAGATCTGCACGTCGCCCCCGGCACGGTCTTCGCCCTGCTCGGGCCGAACGGCGCGGGCAAGACCACCACCGTGCAGATCCTCACCACCCTCATCCCGGCGGACTCCGGCGAGGTCCACGTCGGCGGCCACGACCTGGCCCGCGAGGCCGCCGCCATCCGCAGCGTCATCGGCGTGACCGGCCAGTTCTCGGCGGTGGACAACCTCCTCACCGCCGAGGAGAACCTGATCCTGATGGCCGACCTGCTGCACCTCGGCCGCCGGGAGGGCAGGCGGCGCGCCGCCGATCTGCTCTCCCGCTTCGACCTGACCGAGGCCGCCCGCAAGCCCGTCTCCACCTTCTCCGGCGGCATGCGGCGCAAGCTCGACCTGGCGATGACCCTGGTCGGCGACCCGCGCGTCATCTTCCTCGACGAGCCGACGACCGGGCTCGACCCGCGCAGCCGCCGCACCATGTGGGAGATCATCCGGAATCTGGTGACCGAGCAGGGCGTCACGATCCTCCTCACCACCCAGTATCTGGACGAGGCCGATGAACTCGCCGACCGGATCGCCGTCCTCGACCACGGGAAGCTGGTCGCCGAGGGCACCGCCGAGGAGCTGAAGCGCCGCATACCCGGCAGCCACATCCGCCTGCGGTTCGCCACACCGGCCGAACTCGACGCGGCCTCCGCGCTCTTCGCCCCCCTCGCCCTCGACCGCGAGGCGCTCACCCTGGACCTCCCCGGCGACGGCAGCCCGGACACCCTGCGGGCCGTCCTGGACATCCTGGAGCACGCCTCCGTCCGGGCCGAGGACCTCTCGATCCACACCCCCGACCTCGACGACGTCTTCCTCACCCTCACCGGCCCGAAGCGGGAGAACGCGCGATGA